One stretch of Mycolicibacterium fallax DNA includes these proteins:
- a CDS encoding endonuclease/exonuclease/phosphatase family protein, which translates to MRFVTWNIQRGGGSRLPSIIAELKELGADVITLTEVTAKNLAEIRRRLVDHGYPYLETTCDQAGVNSVLVASKWPLTRESAGPEYDKERWLSVSLGEKNLRVLSVHIPGSDDSKSGKDGTVVAGKRRKELFWQDVIAYAHRHHDEQVVILGDFNTGLPADAEGTPFVHSDYIRVLQQQENYVDTWRSLHPDAREFTWYSRRTNKELRVSEDHNGFRLDYVFVSAPLRDAITSAKHIHEVRRAKISDHSIVVADLALDPSGG; encoded by the coding sequence ATGCGATTTGTGACGTGGAACATTCAGCGCGGGGGCGGATCTCGTCTCCCGTCGATCATCGCCGAGCTGAAAGAGCTCGGCGCGGACGTCATCACCCTGACCGAGGTGACGGCCAAGAATCTTGCGGAAATCCGTCGCCGGTTGGTCGACCACGGTTACCCCTACCTGGAGACCACCTGCGATCAAGCCGGAGTCAACAGCGTCCTGGTCGCCTCGAAATGGCCGCTGACCCGGGAGTCGGCGGGACCCGAATACGACAAAGAGCGCTGGCTGTCGGTGTCGTTGGGAGAGAAAAACCTGCGGGTGCTGAGCGTCCACATTCCCGGATCCGACGACAGCAAGTCCGGCAAGGACGGCACCGTCGTCGCGGGCAAGCGCCGCAAGGAACTGTTCTGGCAGGACGTCATCGCCTACGCGCACCGGCACCACGACGAGCAGGTGGTGATCCTCGGCGACTTCAACACCGGCTTGCCCGCGGATGCCGAGGGCACCCCGTTTGTGCACTCCGACTACATCCGGGTGCTGCAGCAGCAGGAGAATTACGTCGACACGTGGCGCAGCCTGCATCCCGACGCCCGCGAATTCACTTGGTACTCAAGGCGAACCAACAAGGAGCTCCGCGTTTCCGAGGACCACAACGGATTCCGGCTCGACTATGTCTTCGTGTCGGCCCCACTGCGGGACGCGATCACCTCGGCCAAACACATCCACGAGGTCCGGCGGGCCAAGATTTCCGACCACTCCATCGTCGTCGCTGACCTGGCCCTGGACCCGTCTGGCGGATAA
- a CDS encoding DUF3662 and FHA domain-containing protein has translation MGLVQRFDRRLESTVGDAFARVFGGSVIPEEIQSALRREATDGVRALQGGQLLAPNDYVITLSAADHHKALADPDLTSDTFARHLEGYLGEQGWQTYGDVVVRFARSPHLHTGQVRARGIVNPDATRAGTRGAADPHSARSEQTLTAEPGVPPMTDNPSRGNQGQGGDYYDYSRSPEEQRGHDPQAPYGEQGQQPGPGGGYDQGYGQPPSGGYGQQPPSGGYGQPQGNYGPPPGGGYGQQGGQGGYGQPGPQGGYGQPDQGQPGGYGQHSGGYPAQQPDYGNQGGQQGGYGQPDYGQQGGQGGYGQQDYGQPQGGQQGGYGQPQQPDYGYGQQDAGQGGYGQQDYGQPQGGQQGGYGQQDYGQPQGGGYGQPPQDQGGYGQQDYGQPQGGQPQGGYGQQDYGQPQGGGYGQPQQPDYGYGQQDAGQGGYGQQDYGQPQHDQGGYGQQDYGQPQQDQGGYGQSSGGYGDYQGGYDQGGYAGASAGAATVTLQLDDGSGRTYQLREGANVIGRGQDAQFRLPDTGVSRRHVEIRWDGHVALLADLNSTNGTTVNNAPVQEWQLADGDVIRLGHSEIVVRVH, from the coding sequence ATGGGACTGGTGCAGCGATTCGATCGCCGTCTCGAGTCGACCGTCGGCGACGCCTTTGCCAGGGTGTTCGGCGGGTCGGTGATCCCCGAGGAAATCCAATCGGCATTGCGCCGGGAGGCCACCGACGGGGTCCGCGCCCTGCAGGGCGGACAGTTGTTGGCGCCCAACGATTACGTCATTACCCTCAGTGCGGCCGACCATCACAAGGCGCTCGCCGATCCCGATCTCACTTCGGATACTTTTGCTAGGCATCTGGAGGGATATCTGGGTGAGCAGGGATGGCAAACGTATGGTGATGTGGTCGTCAGATTTGCACGGTCCCCTCACCTGCACACCGGACAGGTACGGGCGCGCGGGATCGTCAACCCTGACGCCACCCGAGCCGGCACCCGTGGCGCAGCGGATCCCCACTCAGCACGATCAGAACAGACGTTGACCGCAGAACCAGGAGTACCACCGATGACCGACAACCCGAGCCGCGGTAACCAGGGGCAGGGCGGCGACTACTACGACTACAGCCGTTCCCCCGAGGAGCAGCGTGGCCACGATCCGCAAGCTCCCTACGGCGAGCAGGGCCAGCAGCCCGGTCCCGGCGGCGGCTACGACCAGGGCTACGGCCAGCCCCCCAGCGGCGGTTACGGCCAGCAGCCGCCCAGCGGTGGTTACGGGCAGCCGCAGGGCAACTACGGCCCGCCGCCCGGTGGCGGCTACGGCCAGCAGGGCGGCCAGGGCGGCTACGGCCAGCCCGGCCCGCAGGGTGGCTACGGCCAGCCCGACCAGGGCCAGCCGGGCGGCTACGGCCAGCACAGCGGTGGGTACCCGGCCCAGCAGCCCGACTACGGCAACCAGGGTGGCCAGCAGGGTGGTTACGGCCAGCCCGACTACGGCCAGCAGGGCGGCCAGGGCGGTTACGGCCAGCAGGACTACGGCCAGCCCCAGGGTGGTCAGCAGGGCGGCTACGGCCAGCCCCAGCAGCCGGACTACGGCTACGGCCAGCAGGACGCCGGCCAGGGCGGTTACGGCCAGCAGGACTACGGCCAGCCGCAGGGTGGTCAGCAGGGCGGTTACGGCCAGCAGGATTACGGCCAGCCCCAGGGCGGCGGCTACGGCCAGCCCCCGCAGGACCAGGGTGGCTACGGCCAGCAGGATTACGGTCAGCCGCAGGGCGGCCAGCCCCAGGGCGGTTACGGCCAGCAGGACTACGGCCAGCCCCAAGGCGGCGGCTACGGCCAGCCCCAGCAGCCGGACTACGGCTACGGCCAGCAGGACGCCGGCCAGGGCGGTTACGGCCAGCAGGACTACGGGCAGCCGCAGCACGATCAGGGCGGCTACGGCCAGCAGGACTACGGCCAGCCCCAGCAGGACCAGGGTGGCTACGGCCAGTCCAGCGGCGGCTACGGCGACTACCAGGGCGGTTATGACCAGGGTGGCTACGCCGGCGCTTCGGCTGGCGCCGCGACGGTGACGCTGCAGCTCGACGACGGCTCGGGCCGCACCTACCAGCTGCGCGAGGGCGCCAACGTGATCGGCCGCGGCCAGGACGCCCAGTTCCGGCTGCCCGACACCGGCGTCTCGCGTCGGCACGTGGAGATCCGCTGGGACGGCCACGTCGCGCTGCTCGCCGACCTCAACTCCACCAACGGCACCACCGTCAACAATGCGCCGGTGCAGGAGTGGCAGCTGGCCGACGGCGACGTGATCCGGCTGGGCCACTCCGAGATCGTCGTCCGCGTGCACTGA
- a CDS encoding type II toxin-antitoxin system Phd/YefM family antitoxin, whose translation MEAVTVRDLRNNGGEVLRRVERGERFVVTRDGTPVAELRPLPRPRVSAGELIRRRANLPAVDPVALRRDIDELIDPSL comes from the coding sequence ATGGAGGCGGTGACGGTGCGAGATCTCCGCAACAACGGCGGTGAAGTGCTGCGTCGGGTCGAGCGTGGCGAACGCTTTGTGGTCACGCGCGACGGGACCCCGGTTGCCGAGCTGCGACCGCTGCCGCGTCCCAGGGTGAGCGCCGGCGAGTTGATCCGTCGGCGGGCGAACCTTCCGGCGGTCGATCCCGTCGCGCTGCGACGTGACATCGATGAGCTGATCGATCCGTCGCTGTGA
- a CDS encoding PIN domain-containing protein, whose translation MLDTSTVLLLGQLSDAAELPEESVISAVTLAELSVGPHLARDDAERSARQQHLQQAEADFEVLPFDGDCARAFGAVAAALRSAGRKPAARAYDALIAASAIANAIPLYSCNPRDFAGIRRLDLREVSPPRT comes from the coding sequence ATGTTGGACACCTCCACGGTGCTCCTGCTCGGGCAGCTGTCCGACGCGGCCGAGTTGCCCGAGGAGTCGGTGATCAGTGCGGTGACCCTGGCCGAGCTCTCGGTGGGTCCCCATCTGGCCCGGGACGACGCCGAGCGCTCCGCCCGCCAGCAGCACCTGCAGCAGGCGGAGGCGGACTTCGAGGTACTGCCCTTCGACGGGGATTGCGCCCGGGCGTTCGGCGCGGTGGCCGCGGCGCTGCGCAGCGCGGGTCGCAAACCGGCGGCGCGCGCCTACGACGCGTTGATCGCGGCCAGTGCGATCGCGAATGCGATACCGCTCTACAGCTGTAACCCACGTGATTTCGCGGGCATCCGACGACTGGACCTCCGAGAGGTCAGCCCGCCCCGGACCTAG